The proteins below are encoded in one region of Mangifera indica cultivar Alphonso chromosome 7, CATAS_Mindica_2.1, whole genome shotgun sequence:
- the LOC123220712 gene encoding protein translocase subunit SecA 1, translated as MHSARILRNICLNRHLILSQHRSIFTTSPLQSTWMDTIKGVFTGKKSSSEELNMPSESFSLIQFADGLKNARKVGTFKNYIVGRSSEATFVDAFEKQEAILRYLGGIDPKGENIQSSQKQEAAKQCNCTIADVENALSKFTWAKEAQKKMEKLKEEGKPMPKSMAEIQKMMGSTPLDVARSNLAKSGQISRNALCPCGSKKKYKWCCGKN; from the exons ATGCACTCTGCACGAATCCTGAGAAACATTTGTCTTAACCGTCACCTAATTCTATCACAGCACCGTTCAATCTTCACCACGTCGCCGCTTCAAAGCACATGGATGGACACCATCAAAGGAGTCTTCACTGGGAAAAAGTCATCGTCAGAAGAGCTCAACATGCCCTCTGAGTCTTTCAGTCTCATTC AGTTTGCTGATGGGTTGAAGAATGCAAGAAAGGTGGGTACTTTCAAGAATTACATAGTGGGTAGAAGCAGTGAAGCCACGTTTGTTGATGCTTTTGAGAAACAGGAAGCCATTCTTCGCTACCTTGGTGGTATTGATCCCAAAGGAGAG AATATCCAAAGCAGTCAGAAACAAGAAGCTGCGAAGCAGTGTAATTGCACAATAGCTGATGTTGAGAATGCCCTCTCTAAGTTCACTTGGGCTAAAGAAGCACAAAAGAAGATGGAGAAGTTAAAGGAGGAAGGGAAACCAATGCCCAAAAGCATGGCTGAG atTCAAAAGATGATGGGGTCAACACCACTGGATGTTGCCAGGTCCAATTTGGCTAAGAGTGGGCAGATCAGTAGAAATGCCCTCTGTCCTTGTGGTTCCAAGAAGAAATATAAATG